In Treponema primitia ZAS-2, a genomic segment contains:
- a CDS encoding GH36-type glycosyl hydrolase domain-containing protein, with translation MRYGHFDEQHREYVIDRVDVPVSWTNYIGLRDLCGVFNHTAGGYLFYKTPEYHRITRFRPNGVPMDRPGHYIYVRDDDTGEYWTLSWQPVGKKFALPLGDPSGDPSEAPSTAAVPGPDEAVYTCRHGLSYSTYQCQYQGISGEQTLFIPLDDPAELWDLRLTNNSPRKRKLSIFGYAEFSFHHIEFDNQNFQMSLYSSGSSYQDGIIEVELFYEDGGFQFFTLADNAAGSDEADSYDCLRDRFIGPYRSESNPLAVERGYCSGSSELGGNHCGALQRKITLEPGEAYRTIFILGEGSRKTGAAIRKKYRDFKAVDAAFAAIGKFWTEKLEKLQVSTPNAGMNAMLNTWNLYQAEINVMFSRFASFIEVGGRTGLGYRDTAQDSMCVPHSNPEKCRERIIQLLRGLTSQGYGLHLFRPEWFDEQPKPAFKSPTVVPTPDKNSIVHGLKDACADDALWLIPSITEYIKETGDFGFTDEVYTYADGSSVPSGGPADPGSVYEHMKRILDFSAKQVGEHGICLGLRADWNDCLNLGGGESAMVSFLHHWALSNFIDLAQRLGRKADVEKYSAMKEQVRAVCERELWNGSWYTRGITATGRKIGVSENTEGRVFMESNTWAVLSGAADLKRGQAAMDAVDQYLYTPYGLKLCDPAYSAPDDEIGFITRVYKGVKENAAIFSHPNPWAWAAEAILGRGDRAVKFYNALCPYFQNDKIEIREAEPYSYCQFIMGPDHSGYGRARHPFMTGSAGWSYFAATRYILGIQPGFDTLAIDPCIPPDWKGFTAHRIWRNASYEITVENPHGVSKGIKECWHNGTLLPGTGATCNADFSRTVPRAGSAMAIPVQPQGSVNRIRAVMG, from the coding sequence ATGCGATATGGACATTTTGACGAACAACATCGGGAATATGTGATTGATCGGGTGGATGTACCTGTCTCCTGGACCAATTATATCGGCCTGCGGGACCTCTGCGGTGTGTTTAACCATACCGCCGGGGGCTATCTTTTCTATAAAACCCCGGAATATCACCGGATTACCCGGTTCAGGCCCAATGGTGTGCCTATGGACCGCCCCGGCCACTATATTTATGTCCGGGATGACGATACTGGGGAATACTGGACCCTCTCCTGGCAGCCGGTGGGTAAAAAATTCGCCCTCCCCTTAGGAGATCCTTCAGGGGACCCCTCCGAGGCCCCTTCTACCGCCGCAGTACCCGGCCCTGACGAGGCGGTATACACCTGCCGGCACGGCCTCTCCTACAGCACCTACCAGTGCCAATACCAGGGTATCTCCGGGGAGCAGACCCTTTTTATTCCCCTGGACGACCCGGCTGAACTCTGGGATCTACGGCTAACCAACAATTCCCCCCGGAAACGGAAGCTCAGTATCTTCGGCTATGCGGAATTTTCCTTCCACCACATCGAATTTGATAACCAGAATTTTCAGATGAGCCTCTATTCATCGGGCTCTTCATACCAGGATGGAATCATCGAAGTAGAGCTCTTCTACGAGGACGGGGGGTTCCAGTTTTTCACCCTGGCTGATAATGCAGCAGGGTCCGATGAGGCAGACTCCTACGACTGTCTCCGGGACCGCTTCATTGGCCCCTACCGCAGCGAGTCAAATCCCCTGGCGGTGGAGCGGGGTTACTGTTCCGGTTCCAGCGAACTTGGGGGAAACCACTGCGGAGCCCTACAACGAAAGATCACCCTGGAACCGGGGGAAGCCTATCGGACGATTTTCATTTTGGGCGAAGGCAGCCGGAAGACAGGGGCAGCGATCCGGAAAAAATACCGGGACTTTAAGGCTGTGGACGCCGCCTTTGCCGCTATAGGAAAGTTCTGGACAGAAAAACTGGAAAAGCTCCAGGTTTCCACCCCCAATGCGGGGATGAACGCCATGCTCAATACCTGGAATCTCTACCAGGCGGAAATTAATGTTATGTTCTCCCGCTTCGCTTCCTTTATCGAAGTGGGCGGCCGTACCGGCCTTGGGTACCGGGACACCGCTCAGGATTCCATGTGCGTCCCCCACTCCAACCCGGAAAAATGCCGGGAGCGGATCATCCAACTCCTCCGGGGTTTGACTTCCCAAGGTTACGGCCTCCACCTTTTCAGGCCCGAATGGTTTGATGAACAGCCAAAGCCCGCTTTCAAGTCCCCCACGGTGGTACCGACCCCGGACAAGAATAGCATAGTCCACGGCCTAAAGGATGCCTGCGCCGATGATGCCCTCTGGCTCATACCCTCTATTACGGAATACATCAAGGAAACCGGGGACTTTGGCTTTACCGATGAAGTCTATACCTACGCCGACGGATCATCCGTGCCCAGCGGCGGGCCCGCAGATCCCGGGAGTGTGTATGAACACATGAAACGTATCCTTGACTTCTCTGCGAAACAGGTGGGGGAACATGGAATCTGCCTGGGCCTCCGGGCAGACTGGAACGACTGCCTTAACCTGGGAGGCGGCGAGAGCGCCATGGTTTCCTTCCTCCATCATTGGGCTCTCAGCAATTTTATTGATCTGGCCCAACGACTCGGTAGAAAAGCTGATGTGGAGAAATATTCCGCCATGAAGGAGCAGGTCAGGGCGGTATGCGAAAGGGAACTGTGGAACGGGTCCTGGTACACCCGGGGCATTACCGCCACAGGCAGAAAAATCGGCGTAAGCGAAAATACCGAAGGCCGGGTATTTATGGAGTCCAACACCTGGGCGGTCCTCTCGGGCGCCGCGGACCTCAAAAGGGGACAGGCAGCCATGGACGCAGTGGATCAGTATCTCTACACTCCCTACGGCCTCAAGCTCTGTGATCCAGCATATTCAGCGCCGGATGATGAAATTGGTTTTATAACCCGGGTTTATAAGGGAGTCAAGGAAAACGCCGCCATCTTCAGCCATCCCAATCCCTGGGCCTGGGCTGCGGAGGCAATCCTCGGCCGGGGGGATCGGGCCGTCAAATTTTACAACGCCCTCTGTCCCTATTTTCAGAATGACAAAATTGAAATCCGGGAAGCGGAACCCTACTCATATTGCCAATTTATCATGGGCCCGGATCACAGCGGCTATGGCCGGGCCCGGCACCCCTTCATGACCGGTTCTGCCGGCTGGAGCTACTTCGCCGCCACCCGGTACATTCTGGGCATACAGCCCGGTTTCGACACCCTGGCAATCGATCCCTGCATCCCCCCGGACTGGAAGGGCTTTACGGCCCACCGGATCTGGCGCAACGCAAGCTACGAAATTACCGTGGAGAACCCCCATGGGGTGAGCAAGGGCATAAAGGAATGCTGGCATAACGGAACCCTGCTGCCCGGAACAGGCGCAACTTGCAACGCCGACTTTAGTCGAACAGTTCCCCGCGCAGGAAGCGCAATGGCGATCCCCGTCCAGCCCCAGGGCAGCGTGAACCGCATACGGGCAGTAATGGGCTGA
- a CDS encoding carboxylesterase/lipase family protein, with translation MMKKLLTACVILVAVGTFAFAKGNSEPSDTGTAAGTGIGIVKTAYGSVSGVVSALYPDVTIFKGVPYAAPPVGDLRWQAPQDPKPWTGVRACDTYAAISPQYADQGAGSEPWKTDFYNWGEFPPVSEDCLYVNITTGAKSSNEKRPVYIWFHGGGLRHGWSYEPEFDGDTLAKKGVIVVSVGQRLGVFGYMSLPQLTKEQGHSGNYGLMDTIKAVAWVKANIAAFGGDPNNITLGGQSGGTTKAAGIVSSPLATGPQHGIKNMILESGVKWFDVFKDQAGGEADGQKYLTHLGIDTNASLESLRAMDFKVFLGKDTDDYVSNTPTNMINDGYSLKYSIMADAVDAGEWKGINILSGTNLGEAIDALKMTSAEFYDAYKKGLGPLYDQYDFQNLVKVTDANAADTFRTFATYGLNVNIGGSYSRCLMVNRVFGAYMKQVYGTSAGTYYSYLFSHFTPSRPEEAGTIRDVKNFWAWHSSEMWYAFDTLRQGVPPARPWTAYDFELAETVSNYWVNFIKTGNPNGPGLTVWPEADAGYQYLEIGDTVASRNEMEKIDQLMRDAVLTKWNIKLNK, from the coding sequence CGTGGTAAGCGCTTTGTATCCTGATGTAACCATATTCAAGGGCGTTCCCTATGCGGCGCCTCCTGTAGGGGATTTGCGGTGGCAGGCTCCGCAGGATCCCAAACCCTGGACTGGGGTACGAGCCTGTGATACCTATGCGGCAATTTCTCCACAGTATGCGGATCAGGGTGCCGGTTCCGAGCCCTGGAAGACGGATTTCTATAATTGGGGAGAATTTCCGCCGGTTAGTGAGGACTGCCTGTATGTGAATATCACCACCGGTGCGAAATCCTCAAATGAAAAACGCCCGGTGTACATATGGTTTCATGGGGGCGGCCTACGTCATGGCTGGTCCTATGAACCCGAATTTGATGGTGATACCCTGGCAAAAAAAGGCGTTATAGTGGTCTCCGTCGGTCAGCGTCTGGGCGTTTTCGGTTATATGTCCCTGCCGCAGTTGACAAAAGAACAGGGGCATAGCGGAAACTACGGCTTAATGGATACGATCAAAGCCGTGGCGTGGGTTAAAGCGAATATCGCGGCCTTTGGCGGTGACCCGAATAATATCACCCTGGGCGGTCAATCCGGCGGTACAACCAAAGCTGCGGGGATTGTCAGTTCGCCACTTGCCACAGGGCCTCAGCATGGAATCAAAAACATGATCCTTGAAAGCGGTGTAAAATGGTTTGATGTATTCAAGGACCAGGCGGGGGGAGAAGCGGACGGACAGAAATACCTTACCCATCTCGGTATCGACACGAATGCAAGCTTGGAATCGCTCCGCGCAATGGACTTCAAGGTTTTCCTGGGCAAGGATACTGACGACTATGTTAGCAACACTCCCACGAATATGATAAATGACGGCTATTCTCTCAAATATTCTATCATGGCCGATGCAGTTGATGCGGGCGAATGGAAGGGTATCAATATCCTTTCCGGTACCAATCTTGGCGAAGCGATTGATGCTCTAAAGATGACCTCCGCCGAATTCTACGACGCCTACAAAAAAGGTCTTGGACCCCTGTACGACCAATACGACTTCCAAAACCTGGTAAAGGTAACCGATGCGAATGCGGCTGATACCTTTCGGACCTTTGCGACCTATGGGCTCAACGTCAATATCGGCGGTTCCTACAGCCGCTGTCTGATGGTAAATAGGGTCTTTGGCGCATACATGAAACAGGTGTACGGAACCAGCGCCGGAACCTATTACAGCTATTTATTCAGCCACTTTACCCCCTCCAGACCCGAAGAAGCGGGTACCATTCGTGACGTCAAGAACTTTTGGGCCTGGCATTCAAGCGAAATGTGGTATGCCTTTGATACCCTCAGGCAGGGTGTACCCCCCGCACGTCCCTGGACCGCTTACGACTTTGAGCTTGCGGAAACCGTGAGCAATTATTGGGTGAACTTTATTAAGACCGGTAATCCGAACGGCCCGGGGCTGACCGTATGGCCCGAAGCGGACGCAGGATACCAATACCTGGAAATCGGCGACACGGTTGCAAGCCGTAACGAGATGGAAAAAATCGACCAGTTGATGCGTGATGCGGTACTTACAAAATGGAATATTAAGCTGAATAAATAG